From the genome of Sediminibacter sp. Hel_I_10:
GGTTTTGGGATCACGCCTTTGGCACGTTATTATTTCGAAAATAACCTATTTGCCGAAGCAGCTATTGGTATAGGCTTTACAAAAACATCATTTGGAGGCGATACGCTACCGGGTTTAGAATCAGATATGAAGTCTAATTCATTTGGATTTAGAATAGGAGCAGGGTATGCGTTTTTTCTTGGCGATCACATAGCTGTCGAGCCATCTATTAATTATTCTTGGGAAGATATTAATCCAGAAGACGCCCCATCAGATTATAAACAAAGTCTATCCTCTATTTTTCTGAATATTGGCATCACCGGCTTTTTTTAGAATTAGTGCATCATCTGGATTGTCACAGTTGAAGTGCCTAACAATTTAAATCTAATTTCTAAACTAAATATCAAGAGTCCGCTTTAAACACAGAGAATCATAAACTATTAAATATTACTAATATGAAAAATCTAATTTTAAACACGAAACTTTTTTTA
Proteins encoded in this window:
- a CDS encoding autotransporter outer membrane beta-barrel domain-containing protein, with product MKTVITIFALVFMSSLAQGQEYDFNAKTKGSYFANGSASIFSTTNKVGDDSSNSFSIDFMPRAGYFISDNLAVGLGLVVSSNKETRDDLFGEQEITTTGFGITPLARYYFENNLFAEAAIGIGFTKTSFGGDTLPGLESDMKSNSFGFRIGAGYAFFLGDHIAVEPSINYSWEDINPEDAPSDYKQSLSSIFLNIGITGFF